CGCTTGATACTTCTTTTGTTAATTGTTCTTTTAATATCTGGTTATTCTCTTTTAATGTATCTTCAAGAACGCATTGGAGGAACTCTTGGAATTGCTGTACCTTACTGCTTCCCGATTTAGATACTTCCATAGGAACTGCTTTAGATACTTCTTGTATTTCCTGTTTAGGGGTATCTTCCTCCCCACACAGCTTGTCCTCCTCAAGAATCCCTGGCAACATCATTTTGATGGCTTTTAATTGTAGTCCTTGTTCTTTTAGTTTTTTAACGCTTTTTAATATATTCAAGTCCTCAGCTCGAAAGTATCTATGTCCAAGTTCATTTCTAGGGATATTAAGCTCTAATTCTTCTTCCCAATATCTGAGTACATGGGGTTCTACATCTAATTGTTTTGATGCATCCGATATAATATAACGTACTTCCACCATGTTCCCCCT
The window above is part of the Vallitalea guaymasensis genome. Proteins encoded here:
- a CDS encoding MerR family transcriptional regulator, with the translated sequence MVEVRYIISDASKQLDVEPHVLRYWEEELELNIPRNELGHRYFRAEDLNILKSVKKLKEQGLQLKAIKMMLPGILEEDKLCGEEDTPKQEIQEVSKAVPMEVSKSGSSKVQQFQEFLQCVLEDTLKENNQILKEQLTKEVSSEVRFLLEEREEKEEKRYKKLDETIREMQKMRQETATSTNRRFFRSKKSKG